One Alkalicoccus halolimnae DNA segment encodes these proteins:
- a CDS encoding DeoR/GlpR family DNA-binding transcription regulator — protein sequence MLSVESKVDKRHQKILDQLKQMGKVKVHQLSRDLTVTEETIRRDLEFLEKQKLLIRTRGGAIQSSSEGFEIPSLEREKKHLKEKKNIADVALKEIKEGEIIAIDASTTTLQMARKIPNIPLTVITNSIHVSIELSRKEHVTVILTGGYLRTESMSLVGVTSDKIINDYHINTFFISCTGIDVSWGVSDSHELQARTKQRIAELADRIVVLADHTKFDQRSLIRWLPIDSVDTIITSSSLDAAAKRRYEEKNFHLVLA from the coding sequence ATGCTTTCTGTAGAATCCAAAGTTGACAAACGTCACCAGAAAATTCTTGACCAGCTTAAACAGATGGGGAAAGTTAAAGTACACCAACTAAGCCGTGATCTTACGGTAACCGAAGAAACAATCCGCCGCGACCTGGAATTTTTGGAGAAACAAAAATTACTTATTCGCACTCGTGGAGGAGCCATTCAATCCAGCTCGGAAGGATTTGAAATTCCCTCCCTGGAAAGGGAGAAAAAACACCTTAAGGAAAAGAAAAATATAGCAGACGTTGCTTTAAAGGAAATCAAAGAAGGGGAAATCATAGCAATTGATGCCAGTACGACCACACTGCAAATGGCAAGAAAAATTCCAAATATACCACTTACTGTTATTACTAATTCTATTCATGTATCCATCGAACTTTCCAGAAAAGAACACGTTACGGTGATACTCACCGGCGGATATCTCCGGACAGAATCGATGTCCCTTGTAGGTGTCACCTCTGATAAAATTATTAATGATTACCACATCAACACATTTTTTATTTCCTGTACAGGTATAGACGTTTCCTGGGGAGTCAGCGACAGTCATGAACTCCAGGCCCGTACAAAACAGCGTATCGCGGAACTGGCTGATCGTATCGTTGTGCTTGCGGATCATACGAAATTTGATCAACGGTCCCTGATAAGATGGCTGCCGATTGATAGTGTCGATACGATCATTACCTCCTCCTCACTCGATGCCGCTGCTAAAAGGCGCTATGAAGAAAAAAACTTCCATTTGGTATTGGCCTGA